The following DNA comes from Triplophysa dalaica isolate WHDGS20190420 chromosome 10, ASM1584641v1, whole genome shotgun sequence.
TCCATAATAAGTGCATTCCTAAACTTAGAGAACAGTTTTTACGTTTTTTAAAAGGAGGACATGCCTTGATCTATTGTTTGTAATACAAGAACCCATATGAACTCTTACCAAACGGAAAAGTGCTAATCCCTCAGTTTAAAAAAACCCTAATGCTGATCTAAGCACCAGTTCGGTTTCGTAAAATGTTCCTCTTGACCGTGTTCCCTGTTTTTGttgaataaacacaaaagaaagtacGACAAGAAGGTTTTATGgatcttttttatttgagtaagaAAATTCGAAGTGCCCACGACAAACCCACCAAATATCTTCCAGCCCCAGAAGTCTGAAGTATTTACATCACAAATGCAGTTTTGATTTTGTACGACTCATTTCAATCGTCTTTCTCATCCCGAGATACTGTTAGATCCACAGTTGAAAGTAAAGGGCGACTCGTTTGGGCTGGGGTCATCCCGCCaaggttttaaatatttaaaatatttacagtgcGGCAATTCAGAGACTCCATAATCCTGCACGTGTTTGATGGCGGGTACATGGAGCGTGAAGTGATCGGAGACATCTCCAATGTTCAGCAATCACATGACGAATTAAAAAAACACGAGTCTGTTACAACAGCTTCCGATTCATCTTCAAAAAATAGACTCAAATCACCAAATGAAGAAAACGTCATCCTGATTTCTTCCTTCGAAGCGTTTCcgtgaacaaaaaagaaatctgTCAATAAATACAATCACTGCAGAAACATGATGAAGTCGTAGACAGACAAACCCGTTTGCGGCGCAGAGACACAATGGGACTTTAATATGTAGAAGTTTCAGATCCGTTGAGGTGAATCAAACAGATGTGATGACAATCATGAGGTGTGGAGAGATGCTGGAGATTTGGCTGAGAAGATCCGGCGCAAGCCGTGAAAGGTGACCCTCAGAAAACTCGCACGGTGGAAATATCTGCAAAACGTAGGCAGGCTACAGAAAGGAGGAGAGCAAGCATTTCGATTACTTTTTGTTGACATCCTGAACAATGACTGAATGAAGCCAGAAAAAGCACACACCTGATTGGAGCCAGGATTGGGGACGTTGATGATGCCCGCCGCCAGTTTGGCCTGCAGGTAATTGATGAAGGCGGATTTGAGTGCTTGTGTCTGGTTCAACACGTCTTCCTGATTGAGACCACAGGGCATCGCCAACAGCAGGCAGAAATCAGTTTCACCCTGACacaccacaacacacacattcttttaaTACTTTAGACATACAATCATCCACATGACACATTTCACTAAGTCACACTTTCACTGGTTACGTACAGTCATTCTGCGCGTGACTCCCTCTAACTGCTGCGCCTCCAGTCGCATCCTCTGCACAATGCGCAGAATCCCACCACTTTCTGGAACAGGCAAAGACCTCAGGCCGAGAGCTTTGTTTCCACAGAGAAAGTGCAGTTGAACAGCTGCCGTGTCATTCTTAAGCGCCAGCAGGCCTTGCCACACGATGGGGTACTTCTGcacatcacaacacaaacagGAAGTTTTCAACCATTCACCAATAAAACTAACTTTAACCCCTGCGACAATGTCACTCACATTAAGAAGCTGCACCATGTTCACAGGCTGATGTCCACCTGGCTCTACTTTAGCTTCAGCCTGTGATTGGTTTGTCTCTGGCTCTTGAAcaccctttaaaaacaaaacgagCACAAATGTATAAAGTACACATGTACagcactgaacacacacacacatggctgAAAATAAAACTCACCTGCGATGGTGGGACGCTGATTCCCAGTGAAGAACTGTCAGGGAATTGAGAATGGGCGGGCCGTAGGTTCTTATACACAGGGGAATATTCATTAAACGACGCCCCGCCTCCTGCTGCCATCAGCTGGACCCTCTGAGGAGAGGCTATGGGAGGCATCGCGCCACGGATGGCCATCATTCCTTCTTTAGCAGACGGTGACGCCGCCCTCTTCAGTTCGGATATTTTTGCTGCGTCCTTCTCAGACACTCCCTTTGATAACATCTGCGGCCGGGGAGAAAGAGATGCTGCCATGCTGGTGGGAGTTGAAGAAGCTGGTTGGTTCTCAGGGGGCATGTGACCCTGGTGTAACTCTGCAGCTGGACGATCGCTCTGCTGGTGGTGCATGAGCACTCGCATGTCTCTTGGAGCAATGTTGAAGCGATCGAGCGGAAGGCCGCTGTGAAGGGCTCCGCGGTATTCTGCTGGTATGGATTCTGCTTTCAGCTGTGCGGCGGGCGGTCTCCCGAGAGTGGGATGGAAACGTCTGGCCTCGTCCTCCCCTCCATCAAGACTCCTCGCATTTGCTGGGTTAACCTTGAGCACCATTTCCCTGTTCCCAACGGCCTGAGGGGAAGTGGGACGCTGCTGGCCAGGAGGCCAGGAAGAACCGAGGCTCTCAGAGTGAATCCCATAGTTCatcatagagagaggaggcgtGTTCACTCGTACCTCGCCCTGAGTAAGGTGTCCTATCGGGCCGACGCGGTGCGGCGACATTCTGCCGATGCTGCCATGAGCATTGTGTGGAGGCATGATGACAGATTGCTCCGAATGATGGACATACTGGGGCAGAGAGGGCATTCCAGACGGATGGACCATAGACACACCTTTGGGAGACGAAGAGCCAATAGGGGACGATACCTTGGCGAACGGAGAATGAGGGTGTCCGGATTTGCGTGGGGATCGCGGCTCTTGTTTCGACTGAATGAGTGACGGAGCTCGGTCTGTGGGCGTGCCAGACATGAACCCAACATGATTTCCTGCAGCTGAAGGAAGATGTGGGGTTAAAGCAGGGCTTATAGTTGGGACCCAGGCTGGTGTGACACGCTCGTCCACGCTTAGGGACTCATCTCCTTTCTTGGGATGCTTCATCACCATGGGGTATTCTGCGTGATGGTAGCCCATGACCTGCGATGGACCAGCGGTTTGTTGCAATCTTTTAACAACCCCACTTTGGACTGGCGTGTAAGGGGATTCTAGTTTGTCCAGAGCAGAGTCTTGCTTGATAGAAAGGTTCAGCTGTGGTTTTATAGAATGGCCATGATCAGAGGGAAGGGATTTGGAAGCCGGTGGCTGGGAGGCACTGTAGAGGTCCTGCTTGATCTGTGGCATGGATCCCAGTTGCTGTGACTCTATATCAACAGCACTAGCTGGTGGGATCTGACTGATTTTGGCACTTATACGCTGTGGGCCCTCCATTTTTTGGCCAGAATGACTCAACACCACCACTCCTTCTGACGTCTGAACTCGAAGTCCTGCACTAGAGCCTGTACTCAGAGACGTACTCTCAACAATATAACGACCAGCATTTCCACCTTCCTCTCCAACTGCCGGTCCATGATAAGTGCTGCTTTCTGCTAAGCTCGGCTGGTAAATCTGTTTTGGAGGTTGTTTGTCCAGAAAGGGATTTCCTATTGGAGCATTTGGCTTCTCTTCAGAGTCTGAAGGATTGCAAACTCTACTGATTACAGAGGTGGGAGTGGAAGCAATAACTGAAATTACTGACTTCTCACTGAAGATCTGCTTTGTTTCTGGAGATGGGATAGAAGCAGGCTGTCTGACTACAGGTGGGGCAGTAACTGATGCTTGCCTGTTATCTTGAGCAGCACTCTTGTTGGTTATCACATCTGGTGTCATCTCAATTTCTCTCACAGGAGGAGCATGACTGTTCCCAGATGATGGAATTTCTGGCAATGGAACAGCCCTGGGTTTGGATAGGATTTTGCGCACATCACCTGGGTGAGCATCGTGAACAGACGTGTCTGTGGGTAATGTTGGGCTCTCCATAGGTGCTACAGAGGTCAGTGGAGGAGAGAGGACCGCTGCTTCTTTTGGTGGAATACAACGGTCTGATGGGGACACGGACAGCCTACTTGGATGTGGTGACAAGTTTTTGCCGAGACAGATTCTTGTTGGAGATAATGAAGGTGATGAGCTGTCATATGAATAAGGCTGATTTCTGGATGAAGAGGGACTTCTGCTGATGGCTAGAGAGGATTTTGGAATATCAGACTCTGGCACCACGGGATCTGAATTAGGAGCTGTTAAACTCGCACTTGGCTTGGAAGAGGAAGTAATGACAACAGTGGTGCTCGTGGGCGATCTCTCTGTTAATGTTGGAAGTTCTGCAGGTATGACCTCAGGTGACTTCACAGAGGTGCTCTCAGCATCCAAAACTGCATCTTTGATAGGTTCCTTTTTGCTTCCAGCTGCCTTCTGACCTTTGGGTCTCTTCGAGGCTTTAGCTCTGCCCTTGCTGCCCTTTTTGGGAGTAGTTGCGGTGGGCTCCTCCTGAACACCAGCTGTTTTGACACGGGGGTCTGCAATTTTCAGATTAGGCCCTGGTGTTCGGACGTCAGGATCTGAATCTACAACAGATCTAATGATTTGTTCCTGTGGTACACTGCAAGGCGTGGTCTCTGATGTAATGGAATCAATAGCAGCGGCTAGCTCAGTCTCACTGGACGGATTAGCAGGCTTTTCTTCCAAGTCACGCTGTGGTTCTTCAGCAAGTCCACCTACTTGACGTTGTGCCTTCGCGGGGGTACTTTTAAACGGAAGAGGAGAAGAATCTTCTGTCAGCTTGGCAATATTCTCAACAGCTTGCTCCAGCTCCAGCTCTCGAGACAGTAAAGGTCCTTGTGGCTCAGTAGTTTTCGACAGAACTGGCGAAGCCaccttttcacttttaacatcCTCGTCTATCACATCACTTCCAAATGTAGTTTCTTGTAACTGGTCTTTGAAGGAAACACCAGGTGAACTCTTTTTGACAGAATCATCAATTCTCCCTGGTTCATCTTCACTGGTTTGAAGCATTGCCTTCACCTCGGTCACATCAAGCTGGATTCGAAGGTTTTTAAGAAAAAGCGAGCTTTCTTCAGTAATGAGTTTAGAACTTTCTGACATTTTTTCCAATCCAGATGCCAGTGACACATTCACTGGACTTAGTCCCTTCTGTGTATGGGGTGAATGTCTGCCTTTACACACTTTGGAAACTACCTCATCAGTGCTATCAAATTCCTTGGTCTCAGTTGATTTTGACCGTTCTACTTTTCCCACCAGCGCATCCTCTGCATGCCGCCTATTCTTTGGGGGACGACCCCGTTTGGAAGTTGTTGGGGCAACAAGGCTCTCCGCTGCATCTGATCCAGCATCTTTGTCTGCGCCACGTTTCCTTGCAACACGAGGAGATTCTGCATCTTTTACAGATTGAGGAGCAGATTCATCTTCAATTGGTGTAGCATAGACAGAACGTACGTTCCTACGCCTTGCCCTAACTGGCAGTGATGTTTGCTCTGTACCTTGCTCCAGATCCAAGCTGTGCACTGGAGATTTGTTGAGTGACTTTGAATCAGGCATTGCCTTAGATACCTCACCTCTGGGAGAAGATGAGcgtttcagtttttctttgtctATACGTTCACTTTTGCGGGTGCTTTGTTTGTCTGGAGTAGCAGGCAGGATGGCAGCTGCTGCTGGTACAGTGGGTGAGGTTTTAGCCTTTTTAGTTCTTGACTTTGGAGGAGGCGAAACGGCTTCTTCAACAGCACAGTGTTCAGTTCCTTTCTGTTCATCTGCACTGTTAGGTTCAGCTTCTACAACAGACTGCACAAGTTCTGTTTCAGGTTCTTCAGCAAGGACTTGCAGGGGAGAGGAGTTAAGTGGTTCAGGTGATTTCAATGACAGCTCAATTTTTGGTTGTTCATCATCATTTGTGAGCTGTTCTGTAACTTCTTCATGCCCACAGTCCACTTCATTAGTCTTAGGTGATGATTTCATCTCCTCAACTGGAGTTTTCGCCTCTAGGCAATCTGAGGAATTTAAGTCAACATTTTGCTCAATCAAAGGGTGTGGTGGCTGAGCTGAGGGTTCTTCAGGCTCTTGAGGTTCCTCTTTCACAGTAGGCTCAGGCAAAATATGGGATGCAACATCAGATATTTCCATTTCTACTGTTGCCAAAGATTCTCTAGGTGCTACAAGATGTGGGGATGCTAGAGGGGCCTGAACTGGACTAGTCTCTGGTGCATGAACGGAACCAATCGATT
Coding sequences within:
- the si:ch1073-335m2.2 gene encoding msx2-interacting protein isoform X4, translated to MIGIGTVSSVFPGVTVFGSHKIPPILYLEYLGSVTALKSSSDSRERAYEHSPYGHHERGGSFDRPRHYNTDYYRDRSMFASAVSSSPGASSISGGFDTPESHFESRIRDSFTLSSSARRDPYREDRGRRADRTYHHRRSRSSHSSQSRHPSPQRSTGQNPKAPPSPKRTPVSPGRGPRSRSRSQSSSSDSVSSTSSTGSGSSDSNSSSSEGSRARSVQSAATHAPPPPPTLALDPDEPRRSFGIRVQNLPTRSTDTSLKDGLFHEFKKYGKVTSVQIHGALEERYGLVFFRQQEDQEKALGVSKGKLFFGMQIEVTAWNGPETESENEFRPLDGRIDEFHPKATRTLFIGNLEKTTNYQQLLDVFQRFGEIVDIDIKRVNGVPQYAFVQYSDIASVCKAIKKMDGEYLGSNRLKLGFGKSMPTACVWLDGLTSNITEQYLTRHFCRYGPVVKAVFDRLKGMALILYNNADFAQAAVRETKGWKIGGNKIKVDFASQESQMAFYRSMQASGQDIRDFYEIPTERRDDRRASYHDFAAERAYYENVRTPGIYTEDPRRDYSGRSRDRYAELDHYQGDHYDPRYNEDPREYRDYRDPFEDIRKYSYIQRERERERERFEADRSRWSPSQPRRTISPSASPSPSDRVSRDAERQVYRHSSERSGSCSSLSPPPPPPPPPSQFEKTEKSPVDFKVEEPERELEQTEAERVSATENRKRGRRKEKADREKGEKAKQRRGKVQSPSASHSEADREACPDLSGKLKVSDVEREERPKHKGDNELSPTDNVARVELQKGERLDQGKSESLDRDGKGKTKKHFKAESGSDGKDSLFDSNRLEARKRRFGDPSGKAVRHKKGRLDEDPGSSDFGPNPGFTKESDADVKTEKEAQKREHSKVKMTSHYSHREELDSSLRGTSQGPLVHPGESSEMEPIDSRSHPGQSLSRRTSTDVTSEKDQKARDEYLDNIDLSQSYRKQMEQNRRLRQQLQEPDKPGKPETLGLDAEDLEHRSLVHEVGKPPEDVTDNSSPIKSKKQEVFELDMSAKRERIYRTFRQKSEDPEWHNTNSPRFQHAPQQREEEYMDAHSQLIAKEPSRPDDNIQPDPELPDKPMHAPQMSKISTSQQDEQQRRWETRLKQDLLPDFSRSLEKRSLNPKFLDYGLWPDLEPGEVRSDSEEDRENKPNSPLPSTSVSFTGRHRTDRLTESKPTFPLERNKFRSFADDQAITPDTKALLERAKSLSSSREDNWSFLDCDSHFASLRSRKDTEKVEAAPRPTPSWYLKKKKIRSESDDKLDERKVDPKPEEQERRELFASRFLHSSIFEQDSRRLQHLERKHEEPEQHGVGCLYSQQGSAEGQPEPEPVVLFHSRFLEFTRLQQQKTKEQSHQVFKQGESTDETKLDKIEEEELEAQQPNATEANVIHQTEVKSIGSVHAPETSPVQAPLASPHLVAPRESLATVEMEISDVASHILPEPTVKEEPQEPEEPSAQPPHPLIEQNVDLNSSDCLEAKTPVEEMKSSPKTNEVDCGHEEVTEQLTNDDEQPKIELSLKSPEPLNSSPLQVLAEEPETELVQSVVEAEPNSADEQKGTEHCAVEEAVSPPPKSRTKKAKTSPTVPAAAAILPATPDKQSTRKSERIDKEKLKRSSSPRGEVSKAMPDSKSLNKSPVHSLDLEQGTEQTSLPVRARRRNVRSVYATPIEDESAPQSVKDAESPRVARKRGADKDAGSDAAESLVAPTTSKRGRPPKNRRHAEDALVGKVERSKSTETKEFDSTDEVVSKVCKGRHSPHTQKGLSPVNVSLASGLEKMSESSKLITEESSLFLKNLRIQLDVTEVKAMLQTSEDEPGRIDDSVKKSSPGVSFKDQLQETTFGSDVIDEDVKSEKVASPVLSKTTEPQGPLLSRELELEQAVENIAKLTEDSSPLPFKSTPAKAQRQVGGLAEEPQRDLEEKPANPSSETELAAAIDSITSETTPCSVPQEQIIRSVVDSDPDVRTPGPNLKIADPRVKTAGVQEEPTATTPKKGSKGRAKASKRPKGQKAAGSKKEPIKDAVLDAESTSVKSPEVIPAELPTLTERSPTSTTVVITSSSKPSASLTAPNSDPVVPESDIPKSSLAISRSPSSSRNQPYSYDSSSPSLSPTRICLGKNLSPHPSRLSVSPSDRCIPPKEAAVLSPPLTSVAPMESPTLPTDTSVHDAHPGDVRKILSKPRAVPLPEIPSSGNSHAPPVREIEMTPDVITNKSAAQDNRQASVTAPPVVRQPASIPSPETKQIFSEKSVISVIASTPTSVISRVCNPSDSEEKPNAPIGNPFLDKQPPKQIYQPSLAESSTYHGPAVGEEGGNAGRYIVESTSLSTGSSAGLRVQTSEGVVVLSHSGQKMEGPQRISAKISQIPPASAVDIESQQLGSMPQIKQDLYSASQPPASKSLPSDHGHSIKPQLNLSIKQDSALDKLESPYTPVQSGVVKRLQQTAGPSQVMGYHHAEYPMVMKHPKKGDESLSVDERVTPAWVPTISPALTPHLPSAAGNHVGFMSGTPTDRAPSLIQSKQEPRSPRKSGHPHSPFAKVSSPIGSSSPKGVSMVHPSGMPSLPQYVHHSEQSVIMPPHNAHGSIGRMSPHRVGPIGHLTQGEVRVNTPPLSMMNYGIHSESLGSSWPPGQQRPTSPQAVGNREMVLKVNPANARSLDGGEDEARRFHPTLGRPPAAQLKAESIPAEYRGALHSGLPLDRFNIAPRDMRVLMHHQQSDRPAAELHQGHMPPENQPASSTPTSMAASLSPRPQMLSKGVSEKDAAKISELKRAASPSAKEGMMAIRGAMPPIASPQRVQLMAAGGGASFNEYSPVYKNLRPAHSQFPDSSSLGISVPPSQGVQEPETNQSQAEAKVEPGGHQPVNMVQLLNKYPIVWQGLLALKNDTAAVQLHFLCGNKALGLRSLPVPESGGILRIVQRMRLEAQQLEGVTRRMTGETDFCLLLAMPCGLNQEDVLNQTQALKSAFINYLQAKLAAGIINVPNPGSNQPAYVLQIFPPCEFSEGHLSRLAPDLLSQISSISPHLMIVITSV
- the si:ch1073-335m2.2 gene encoding msx2-interacting protein isoform X5: MIGIGTVSSVFPGVTVFGSHKIPPILYLEYLGSVTALKSSDSRERAYEHSPYGHHERGGSFDRPRHYNTDYYRDRSMFASAVSSSPGASSISGGFDTPESHFESRIRDSFTLSSSARRDPYREDRGRRADRTYHHRRSRSSHSSQSRHPSPQRSTGQNPKAPPSPKRTPVSPGRGPRSRSRSQSSSSDSVSSTSSTGSGSSDSNSSSSEGSRARSVQSAATHAPPPPPTLALDPDEPRRSFGIRVQNLPTRSTDTSLKDGLFHEFKKYGKVTSVQIHGALEERYGLVFFRQQEDQEKALGVSKGKLFFGMQIEVTAWNGPETESENEFRPLDGRIDEFHPKATRTLFIGNLEKTTNYQQLLDVFQRFGEIVDIDIKRVNGVPQYAFVQYSDIASVCKAIKKMDGEYLGSNRLKLGFGKSMPTACVWLDGLTSNITEQYLTRHFCRYGPVVKAVFDRLKGMALILYNNADFAQAAVRETKGWKIGGNKIKVDFASQESQMAFYRSMQASGQDIRDFYEIPTERRDDRRASYHDFAAERAYYENVRTPGIYTEDPRRDYSGRSRDRYAELDHYQGDHYDPRYNEDPREYRDYRDPFEDIRKYSYIQRERERERERFEADRSRWSPSQPRRTISPSASPSPSDRVSRDAERQVYRHSSERSGSCSSLSPPPPPPPPPSQFEKTEKSPVDFKVEEPERELEQTEAERVSATENRKRGRRKEKADREKGEKAKQRRGKVQSPSASHSEADREACPDLSGKLKVSDVEREERPKHKGDNELSPTDNVARVELQKGERLDQGKSESLDRDGKGKTKKHFKAESGSDGKDSLFDSNRLEARKRRFGDPSGKAVRHKKGRLDEDPGSSDFGPNPGFTKESDADVKTEKEAQKREHSKVKMTSHYSHREELDSSLRGTSQGPLVHPGESSEMEPIDSRSHPGQSLSRRTSTDVTSEKDQKARDEYLDNIDLSQSYRKQMEQNRRLRQQLQEPDKPGKPETLGLDAEDLEHRSLVHEVGKPPEDVTDNSSPIKSKKQEVFELDMSAKRERIYRTFRQKSEDPEWHNTNSPRFQHAPQQREEEYMDAHSQLIAKEPSRPDDNIQPDPELPDKPMHAPQMSKISTSQQDEQQRRWETRLKQDLLPDFSRSLEKRSLNPKFLDYGLWPDLEPGEVRSDSEEDRENKPNSPLPSTSVSFTGRHRTDRLTESKPTFPLERNKFRSFADDQAITPDTKALLERAKSLSSSREDNWSFLDCDSHFASLRSRKDTEKVEAAPRPTPSWYLKKKKIRSESDDKLDERKVDPKPEEQERRELFASRFLHSSIFEQDSRRLQHLERKHEEPEQHGVGCLYSQQGSAEGQPEPEPVVLFHSRFLEFTRLQQQKTKEQSHQVFKQGESTDETKLDKIEEEELEAQQPNATEANVIHQTEVKSIGSVHAPETSPVQAPLASPHLVAPRESLATVEMEISDVASHILPEPTVKEEPQEPEEPSAQPPHPLIEQNVDLNSSDCLEAKTPVEEMKSSPKTNEVDCGHEEVTEQLTNDDEQPKIELSLKSPEPLNSSPLQVLAEEPETELVQSVVEAEPNSADEQKGTEHCAVEEAVSPPPKSRTKKAKTSPTVPAAAAILPATPDKQSTRKSERIDKEKLKRSSSPRGEVSKAMPDSKSLNKSPVHSLDLEQGTEQTSLPVRARRRNVRSVYATPIEDESAPQSVKDAESPRVARKRGADKDAGSDAAESLVAPTTSKRGRPPKNRRHAEDALVGKVERSKSTETKEFDSTDEVVSKVCKGRHSPHTQKGLSPVNVSLASGLEKMSESSKLITEESSLFLKNLRIQLDVTEVKAMLQTSEDEPGRIDDSVKKSSPGVSFKDQLQETTFGSDVIDEDVKSEKVASPVLSKTTEPQGPLLSRELELEQAVENIAKLTEDSSPLPFKSTPAKAQRQVGGLAEEPQRDLEEKPANPSSETELAAAIDSITSETTPCSVPQEQIIRSVVDSDPDVRTPGPNLKIADPRVKTAGVQEEPTATTPKKGSKGRAKASKRPKGQKAAGSKKEPIKDAVLDAESTSVKSPEVIPAELPTLTERSPTSTTVVITSSSKPSASLTAPNSDPVVPESDIPKSSLAISRSPSSSRNQPYSYDSSSPSLSPTRICLGKNLSPHPSRLSVSPSDRCIPPKEAAVLSPPLTSVAPMESPTLPTDTSVHDAHPGDVRKILSKPRAVPLPEIPSSGNSHAPPVREIEMTPDVITNKSAAQDNRQASVTAPPVVRQPASIPSPETKQIFSEKSVISVIASTPTSVISRVCNPSDSEEKPNAPIGNPFLDKQPPKQIYQPSLAESSTYHGPAVGEEGGNAGRYIVESTSLSTGSSAGLRVQTSEGVVVLSHSGQKMEGPQRISAKISQIPPASAVDIESQQLGSMPQIKQDLYSASQPPASKSLPSDHGHSIKPQLNLSIKQDSALDKLESPYTPVQSGVVKRLQQTAGPSQVMGYHHAEYPMVMKHPKKGDESLSVDERVTPAWVPTISPALTPHLPSAAGNHVGFMSGTPTDRAPSLIQSKQEPRSPRKSGHPHSPFAKVSSPIGSSSPKGVSMVHPSGMPSLPQYVHHSEQSVIMPPHNAHGSIGRMSPHRVGPIGHLTQGEVRVNTPPLSMMNYGIHSESLGSSWPPGQQRPTSPQAVGNREMVLKVNPANARSLDGGEDEARRFHPTLGRPPAAQLKAESIPAEYRGALHSGLPLDRFNIAPRDMRVLMHHQQSDRPAAELHQGHMPPENQPASSTPTSMAASLSPRPQMLSKGVSEKDAAKISELKRAASPSAKEGMMAIRGAMPPIASPQRVQLMAAGGGASFNEYSPVYKNLRPAHSQFPDSSSLGISVPPSQGVQEPETNQSQAEAKVEPGGHQPVNMVQLLNKYPIVWQGLLALKNDTAAVQLHFLCGNKALGLRSLPVPESGGILRIVQRMRLEAQQLEGVTRRMTGETDFCLLLAMPCGLNQEDVLNQTQALKSAFINYLQAKLAAGIINVPNPGSNQPAYVLQIFPPCEFSEGHLSRLAPDLLSQISSISPHLMIVITSV
- the si:ch1073-335m2.2 gene encoding msx2-interacting protein isoform X1 — its product is MVRETRHLWVGNLPEHVREEKIVEHFKRYGRVESVKVLRKRGSEGGVAAFVDFVDIKSAQKAHNAVNKMGDRDLRTDYNEPGSVPSAVRGLEDSSPSSSHGREVAGFSRGSVGPVYGPPVSLHTREGRYERRLDGSSDSRERAYEHSPYGHHERGGSFDRPRHYNTDYYRDRSMFASAVSSSPGASSISGGFDTPESHFESRIRDSFTLSSSARRDPYREDRGRRADRTYHHRRSRSSHSSQSRHPSPQRSTGQNPKAPPSPKRTPVSPGRGPRSRSRSQSSSSDSVSSTSSTGSGSSDSNSSSSEGSRARSVQSAATHAPPPPPTLALDPDEPRRSFGIRVQNLPTRSTDTSLKDGLFHEFKKYGKVTSVQIHGALEERYGLVFFRQQEDQEKALGVSKGKLFFGMQIEVTAWNGPETESENEFRPLDGRIDEFHPKATRTLFIGNLEKTTNYQQLLDVFQRFGEIVDIDIKRVNGVPQYAFVQYSDIASVCKAIKKMDGEYLGSNRLKLGFGKSMPTACVWLDGLTSNITEQYLTRHFCRYGPVVKAVFDRLKGMALILYNNADFAQAAVRETKGWKIGGNKIKVDFASQESQMAFYRSMQASGQDIRDFYEIPTERRDDRRASYHDFAAERAYYENVRTPGIYTEDPRRDYSGRSRDRYAELDHYQGDHYDPRYNEDPREYRDYRDPFEDIRKYSYIQRERERERERFEADRSRWSPSQPRRTISPSASPSPSDRVSRDAERQVYRHSSERSGSCSSLSPPPPPPPPPSQFEKTEKSPVDFKVEEPERELEQTEAERVSATENRKRGRRKEKADREKGEKAKQRRGKVQSPSASHSEADREACPDLSGKLKVSDVEREERPKHKGDNELSPTDNVARVELQKGERLDQGKSESLDRDGKGKTKKHFKAESGSDGKDSLFDSNRLEARKRRFGDPSGKAVRHKKGRLDEDPGSSDFGPNPGFTKESDADVKTEKEAQKREHSKVKMTSHYSHREELDSSLRGTSQGPLVHPGESSEMEPIDSRSHPGQSLSRRTSTDVTSEKDQKARDEYLDNIDLSQSYRKQMEQNRRLRQQLQEPDKPGKPETLGLDAEDLEHRSLVHEVGKPPEDVTDNSSPIKSKKQEVFELDMSAKRERIYRTFRQKSEDPEWHNTNSPRFQHAPQQREEEYMDAHSQLIAKEPSRPDDNIQPDPELPDKPMHAPQMSKISTSQQDEQQRRWETRLKQDLLPDFSRSLEKRSLNPKFLDYGLWPDLEPGEVRSDSEEDRENKPNSPLPSTSVSFTGRHRTDRLTESKPTFPLERNKFRSFADDQAITPDTKALLERAKSLSSSREDNWSFLDCDSHFASLRSRKDTEKVEAAPRPTPSWYLKKKKIRSESDDKLDERKVDPKPEEQERRELFASRFLHSSIFEQDSRRLQHLERKHEEPEQHGVGCLYSQQGSAEGQPEPEPVVLFHSRFLEFTRLQQQKTKEQSHQVFKQGESTDETKLDKIEEEELEAQQPNATEANVIHQTEVKSIGSVHAPETSPVQAPLASPHLVAPRESLATVEMEISDVASHILPEPTVKEEPQEPEEPSAQPPHPLIEQNVDLNSSDCLEAKTPVEEMKSSPKTNEVDCGHEEVTEQLTNDDEQPKIELSLKSPEPLNSSPLQVLAEEPETELVQSVVEAEPNSADEQKGTEHCAVEEAVSPPPKSRTKKAKTSPTVPAAAAILPATPDKQSTRKSERIDKEKLKRSSSPRGEVSKAMPDSKSLNKSPVHSLDLEQGTEQTSLPVRARRRNVRSVYATPIEDESAPQSVKDAESPRVARKRGADKDAGSDAAESLVAPTTSKRGRPPKNRRHAEDALVGKVERSKSTETKEFDSTDEVVSKVCKGRHSPHTQKGLSPVNVSLASGLEKMSESSKLITEESSLFLKNLRIQLDVTEVKAMLQTSEDEPGRIDDSVKKSSPGVSFKDQLQETTFGSDVIDEDVKSEKVASPVLSKTTEPQGPLLSRELELEQAVENIAKLTEDSSPLPFKSTPAKAQRQVGGLAEEPQRDLEEKPANPSSETELAAAIDSITSETTPCSVPQEQIIRSVVDSDPDVRTPGPNLKIADPRVKTAGVQEEPTATTPKKGSKGRAKASKRPKGQKAAGSKKEPIKDAVLDAESTSVKSPEVIPAELPTLTERSPTSTTVVITSSSKPSASLTAPNSDPVVPESDIPKSSLAISRSPSSSRNQPYSYDSSSPSLSPTRICLGKNLSPHPSRLSVSPSDRCIPPKEAAVLSPPLTSVAPMESPTLPTDTSVHDAHPGDVRKILSKPRAVPLPEIPSSGNSHAPPVREIEMTPDVITNKSAAQDNRQASVTAPPVVRQPASIPSPETKQIFSEKSVISVIASTPTSVISRVCNPSDSEEKPNAPIGNPFLDKQPPKQIYQPSLAESSTYHGPAVGEEGGNAGRYIVESTSLSTGSSAGLRVQTSEGVVVLSHSGQKMEGPQRISAKISQIPPASAVDIESQQLGSMPQIKQDLYSASQPPASKSLPSDHGHSIKPQLNLSIKQDSALDKLESPYTPVQSGVVKRLQQTAGPSQVMGYHHAEYPMVMKHPKKGDESLSVDERVTPAWVPTISPALTPHLPSAAGNHVGFMSGTPTDRAPSLIQSKQEPRSPRKSGHPHSPFAKVSSPIGSSSPKGVSMVHPSGMPSLPQYVHHSEQSVIMPPHNAHGSIGRMSPHRVGPIGHLTQGEVRVNTPPLSMMNYGIHSESLGSSWPPGQQRPTSPQAVGNREMVLKVNPANARSLDGGEDEARRFHPTLGRPPAAQLKAESIPAEYRGALHSGLPLDRFNIAPRDMRVLMHHQQSDRPAAELHQGHMPPENQPASSTPTSMAASLSPRPQMLSKGVSEKDAAKISELKRAASPSAKEGMMAIRGAMPPIASPQRVQLMAAGGGASFNEYSPVYKNLRPAHSQFPDSSSLGISVPPSQGVQEPETNQSQAEAKVEPGGHQPVNMVQLLNKYPIVWQGLLALKNDTAAVQLHFLCGNKALGLRSLPVPESGGILRIVQRMRLEAQQLEGVTRRMTGETDFCLLLAMPCGLNQEDVLNQTQALKSAFINYLQAKLAAGIINVPNPGSNQPAYVLQIFPPCEFSEGHLSRLAPDLLSQISSISPHLMIVITSV